A section of the Rossellomorea marisflavi genome encodes:
- a CDS encoding class I SAM-dependent methyltransferase, translating to MKFLNWLKTILEDQYQRPSGLLGLYIGEKMVVQHEPETRWTLDLLNLNEEESVLELGCGAGYALKLLAKKPSVEEVVGMDLSKSIIGSAKRRNKDAIKRGKVKLVQGDVKDLPFEDQLFTKVMSIHSVYFWGEFPQTIREMYRVLKPGGTIVITLCNGTSEEIWSGVNKMIDDQLLPLVKENGLKNVLMKTGPRSRGYQTVAICAEK from the coding sequence ATGAAATTCTTAAATTGGCTAAAAACAATCCTAGAGGACCAATATCAACGGCCATCAGGTCTTCTGGGACTGTATATTGGAGAAAAAATGGTGGTGCAGCATGAACCTGAAACACGATGGACACTTGATTTATTGAACCTGAATGAGGAAGAGTCCGTTCTGGAATTAGGATGTGGAGCTGGGTACGCATTGAAGCTTTTAGCTAAGAAACCTTCTGTTGAAGAAGTAGTGGGAATGGATTTATCCAAGTCGATAATCGGTTCAGCTAAAAGAAGAAATAAGGATGCGATAAAAAGGGGAAAGGTTAAACTGGTGCAAGGAGATGTAAAGGATCTTCCTTTCGAAGACCAACTTTTCACCAAGGTCATGAGTATCCATTCAGTATATTTTTGGGGAGAATTTCCTCAAACGATTCGCGAAATGTATAGAGTTCTAAAACCAGGAGGAACAATCGTTATTACTTTATGTAATGGAACGAGTGAAGAAATATGGAGTGGAGTCAACAAGATGATAGACGACCAGCTACTCCCACTTGTGAAGGAAAATGGGTTGAAGAATGTACTGATGAAAACAGGACCAAGATCAAGGGGATATCAGACGGTAGCCATATGTGCAGAAAAATAA
- a CDS encoding polysaccharide deacetylase family protein, with translation MVYIIASIFFLLALYTVIPYGLSRGLGWRVMKRVESPTDIAFTFDDGPDPTYTPVLLDVLKENGVKATFFVVGSKAEKNPDIIRRMHMEGHLLGIHNYEHTSNWLMSPWKVKKGIEKTAAIIEEITGERTVYYRPPWGILNLIDFIKKSRYFIILWSISAEDWKTSGGSDKIRRALSGIKGGDVVLLHDCGDTPGADIEAPAITIEALKDVLPAVKAKGYTCVRVDEMR, from the coding sequence ATGGTGTATATCATAGCAAGCATCTTCTTTCTCCTCGCCCTGTACACGGTCATTCCATACGGCTTGTCACGCGGGCTGGGGTGGAGGGTGATGAAAAGGGTGGAGAGTCCGACGGATATTGCTTTCACCTTTGATGATGGACCGGATCCTACCTATACGCCTGTGCTCCTGGATGTTCTGAAAGAAAACGGGGTGAAAGCCACGTTCTTCGTAGTCGGAAGTAAAGCCGAGAAGAACCCTGATATCATCAGGCGGATGCATATGGAAGGCCATCTTCTCGGCATCCACAATTATGAGCACACGTCCAATTGGCTCATGAGTCCGTGGAAGGTGAAGAAAGGGATCGAGAAAACGGCAGCGATCATCGAAGAGATTACGGGTGAACGAACCGTCTATTACCGACCACCGTGGGGAATCTTGAATCTGATCGATTTTATCAAGAAGAGTCGTTACTTCATCATTCTCTGGTCGATTTCCGCAGAGGACTGGAAGACATCCGGTGGTAGTGACAAGATCCGACGTGCCTTATCCGGTATCAAAGGGGGAGACGTTGTTCTCCTCCATGATTGCGGAGATACACCTGGAGCGGATATCGAGGCCCCGGCCATTACAATCGAGGCGTTGAAGGATGTGCTCCCTGCAGTCAAGGCAAAAGGATACACATGCGTCCGCGTGGACGAGATGCGGTAG
- a CDS encoding Ltp family lipoprotein, translating into MKKFFKFGCLGFIALVVLLIILGLVTAAFSDSKDSTFPDAQVEKKEATKTASENEEKNDTSKKEEKKNTGQKKEDVPREFASALKKAETYVDEMAMSSDAVYDQLVSEYGEKFTAEEAQYAVEHLK; encoded by the coding sequence ATGAAAAAGTTTTTCAAGTTTGGCTGTTTGGGATTTATTGCTTTAGTAGTCCTACTAATTATTTTGGGCCTAGTCACTGCAGCTTTTAGTGATAGCAAAGATTCCACTTTCCCAGATGCACAAGTAGAAAAGAAAGAAGCAACAAAAACCGCTTCTGAAAATGAAGAAAAAAATGACACTAGTAAAAAAGAAGAGAAGAAAAACACAGGACAGAAAAAAGAAGATGTCCCTAGAGAATTTGCATCCGCTTTAAAAAAGGCTGAAACGTATGTTGATGAGATGGCTATGTCTAGTGATGCTGTTTATGATCAATTAGTGTCTGAATATGGCGAGAAATTCACTGCTGAAGAAGCCCAGTATGCAGTAGAACACTTAAAATAA
- a CDS encoding DedA family protein has product MSTIIDVFLHLDQHIAGYMNEYGVWIYVILFVIIFCETGLVVLPFLPGDSLLFATGALAASGSIHLMWIFLIFCVAAIAGDTLNYTIGHYSGSKVEAREKLFFVKRESLDKTNRFFDKHGSATIILSRFIPIIRTFAPFTAGVGKMPYAKFLSYNVIGGIVWVSIALFAGYFFGNIPVIKDNFSVLVLGIVAVSLLPVAFAFVKNKWTALKN; this is encoded by the coding sequence GTGAGTACTATCATCGATGTTTTTCTGCATCTTGATCAGCATATAGCGGGGTATATGAATGAATACGGCGTATGGATCTACGTCATCCTGTTTGTTATCATTTTTTGTGAGACGGGTCTTGTGGTCCTTCCGTTTCTTCCGGGGGACTCCCTGCTTTTCGCTACAGGGGCCCTTGCAGCATCTGGGTCGATTCACCTGATGTGGATCTTCCTGATCTTCTGTGTGGCGGCCATTGCCGGAGACACGCTTAATTACACGATTGGTCATTATTCCGGGAGTAAGGTGGAGGCACGGGAAAAACTGTTCTTCGTGAAAAGGGAGTCGTTGGACAAGACCAATCGCTTCTTCGACAAGCATGGATCTGCCACCATCATCTTGTCGCGATTCATACCCATCATCCGGACGTTCGCCCCGTTCACGGCAGGGGTGGGGAAGATGCCCTATGCGAAATTCCTTTCTTATAATGTGATAGGGGGAATCGTTTGGGTTAGCATCGCATTGTTTGCCGGTTATTTCTTCGGGAACATTCCGGTGATCAAGGACAACTTCAGTGTCCTCGTACTGGGCATTGTCGCTGTTTCCCTCTTACCCGTCGCATTTGCTTTCGTCAAGAACAAATGGACGGCACTGAAGAACTGA
- a CDS encoding PAS domain-containing protein produces the protein MSINLSEHILLKALNYTGAGVLITDPVLHDNPIVFANKSFAAMTGYSMEEVMGRNCRFLQGSETDQNEIDKLRVAIRDKESVFIEVLNYKKDGTPFWNSLSVDPLYIEEEDKYYFVGVQRDVTARKRAEENYKKALVEIEQLSCPIVPLIGDIAALPLVGTMNEHRFEVVYEGASQHVSNHHIEKLIIDVSGLIYPSSDDLESIFRLESLMNVMGTELLLTGITAEMAMLANSMNIDFPSSLKTAPTIKRMLEDIYY, from the coding sequence GTGTCTATTAACCTGAGTGAACATATATTATTGAAAGCCTTGAACTATACAGGGGCTGGTGTGTTGATCACCGATCCGGTTCTACATGATAATCCCATCGTTTTTGCAAACAAAAGCTTTGCCGCGATGACGGGGTATTCCATGGAGGAAGTGATGGGGCGAAACTGCCGATTCCTTCAAGGAAGTGAGACCGATCAGAACGAGATTGATAAGCTTCGTGTGGCCATCAGGGATAAAGAATCCGTCTTTATTGAAGTTCTGAACTACAAGAAAGACGGCACGCCGTTTTGGAATAGCTTGTCGGTAGATCCCTTATATATAGAAGAGGAAGATAAATACTACTTTGTAGGGGTGCAGCGGGACGTGACCGCGAGAAAGAGGGCCGAGGAAAACTACAAGAAGGCCCTCGTGGAAATTGAGCAGCTTTCTTGTCCCATTGTCCCGTTAATTGGTGATATCGCTGCGCTTCCTCTTGTGGGGACGATGAATGAGCATCGATTTGAGGTCGTATACGAGGGAGCCTCTCAACATGTATCGAACCATCATATCGAGAAATTGATTATTGATGTGTCGGGGTTGATCTATCCTTCGTCCGATGACCTTGAAAGTATATTCCGTTTGGAAAGCCTTATGAACGTGATGGGGACCGAATTGCTTTTGACCGGTATCACGGCAGAAATGGCCATGCTCGCCAATTCTATGAACATCGACTTTCCTTCCTCCCTTAAAACCGCTCCAACCATTAAACGGATGCTTGAAGATATCTACTATTAA
- a CDS encoding MGDG synthase family glycosyltransferase, producing the protein MKKILFLPFLQMRSGHHQVAEALMDCIKETRADIEMKKVDLLSYSNPHIEKLVTKSYLNWIRYAPATYNLAYKTLFNKETEKSRSFKVRHYFFLKKMKQLLLEEEPDLIVCTHGFPSYLLSELKRQGKCEAPVMNAYTDFFVNSVWGREEIEYHLLPNPELKREYSERYRIAEQRMMVTGIPVHHQITDTTSSKSPSVRPKVLMAGGNSGLGCMMKQLEGFKKSSPFDLYVLCGNNHALYEELQSWNADHIKPFPYLSSREEMNELYDEVDAIVTKPGGVTISEALHKKLPIFVQSVLPGQEEINMRYLTEKGLVFKLNQDHSLEQELLGIMMDRETMKQWKTSIQLYQNGMETEAPKKIAEFMSSIIEGTVHMPPSYEEQAGVYGLARA; encoded by the coding sequence ATGAAGAAAATTCTATTCTTACCGTTCTTGCAAATGCGCTCGGGGCATCATCAAGTGGCCGAGGCACTCATGGATTGCATCAAGGAAACACGGGCAGATATAGAAATGAAAAAGGTGGATCTGCTGAGCTATAGCAATCCACATATCGAAAAGCTGGTGACGAAAAGCTATCTGAACTGGATCCGCTATGCGCCAGCCACCTATAATCTTGCGTATAAAACCCTTTTTAATAAAGAAACAGAAAAAAGCCGATCATTCAAGGTCCGACACTACTTCTTTCTGAAGAAGATGAAGCAGCTCCTTCTGGAAGAAGAACCGGACTTGATCGTCTGCACCCATGGATTTCCTTCATACCTTCTCAGCGAGCTGAAGAGGCAGGGGAAATGTGAGGCGCCGGTGATGAATGCCTACACGGATTTCTTCGTCAACAGCGTCTGGGGAAGGGAGGAAATCGAGTATCATTTGCTTCCCAACCCGGAATTGAAGCGCGAATACAGTGAGCGCTATCGTATCGCAGAGCAGCGGATGATGGTGACCGGGATACCAGTGCACCATCAGATCACGGACACTACCTCCTCCAAGTCACCGAGCGTGCGCCCTAAAGTATTGATGGCTGGAGGGAATAGCGGGCTCGGCTGCATGATGAAACAGCTTGAGGGCTTCAAGAAGAGTTCCCCGTTCGATCTCTATGTTCTCTGCGGGAACAACCATGCCCTCTATGAAGAGCTGCAATCATGGAACGCGGATCACATCAAGCCGTTTCCGTATCTCTCCTCCAGGGAAGAGATGAACGAGCTGTACGATGAGGTGGATGCCATCGTCACGAAGCCCGGAGGTGTCACGATCAGTGAGGCCCTCCATAAAAAGCTGCCGATCTTTGTTCAATCGGTGTTGCCCGGGCAAGAGGAGATCAATATGCGATACCTGACGGAAAAAGGTTTGGTGTTCAAACTCAATCAGGATCACTCCCTTGAACAAGAACTCCTTGGCATTATGATGGATCGCGAGACCATGAAACAATGGAAGACCTCCATCCAACTTTACCAAAACGGCATGGAAACCGAAGCGCCGAAAAAGATTGCTGAGTTCATGAGCAGCATCATCGAAGGAACCGTCCACATGCCTCCAAGCTATGAAGAACAGGCTGGCGTTTACGGACTTGCTAGAGCTTGA
- a CDS encoding YhgE/Pip domain-containing protein, which produces MKWYKNKIVWASPFIAFAIIFIFSVTAVPTVQPTPKDLPIAVVNSDEGFQAPGQESMNGGKMIMENVRKQTGSSVNWVRVDSREAVLKGMDEQEYYAALVIPNDFSAKQASLQTTEPEASDIEVIVNQGMNTAASGMSSQMLNGIVDQVNQSVRANVMAGLEKKGATSLSIEQAGVLANPIAKKVTNVHSPGKDSANGNSPMSLFQPLWMASLISSAIIFFALRKLKVSSRMEGLLMKMVQAGIGLVIALAIGFGLSWVASDVVGIHIADYLDTALFLSITSFSFFLMISAVLSILGAKGLPIFALMLFFGVPLLSLAPEMLPTFYREWVYPWLPMRFMVDGLREMFFFDKGLAWSAPLETLVWIGTGGLVVLFLSAFKPGSGKQEKPVGVNSAQH; this is translated from the coding sequence ATGAAATGGTATAAGAATAAAATCGTGTGGGCTTCCCCGTTCATTGCGTTCGCTATTATCTTTATTTTTTCCGTCACAGCAGTCCCTACGGTGCAGCCGACACCGAAGGATCTGCCCATTGCCGTCGTAAACAGTGATGAAGGGTTCCAGGCACCCGGACAAGAGTCTATGAATGGCGGTAAAATGATCATGGAGAACGTCCGAAAGCAGACAGGATCGTCAGTCAATTGGGTCCGGGTCGATAGCAGGGAGGCAGTGTTGAAAGGGATGGATGAGCAGGAGTATTACGCAGCTCTCGTCATTCCGAATGATTTCAGTGCCAAGCAGGCCTCACTCCAGACAACTGAGCCTGAAGCATCCGACATCGAAGTCATCGTGAATCAGGGGATGAATACCGCTGCTTCGGGGATGTCTTCTCAAATGCTGAATGGCATCGTGGATCAGGTCAATCAGTCGGTCCGTGCAAACGTCATGGCTGGGCTGGAGAAGAAAGGTGCCACCTCGCTGTCGATTGAGCAGGCTGGTGTACTGGCGAATCCGATTGCGAAAAAAGTCACGAACGTCCACAGTCCAGGTAAGGATTCAGCTAACGGGAACTCACCGATGTCCCTCTTCCAGCCATTATGGATGGCCAGTCTCATCAGTTCCGCCATCATTTTCTTTGCACTCAGGAAGCTCAAGGTTTCCTCTCGAATGGAAGGACTTCTGATGAAGATGGTTCAGGCCGGGATCGGGTTGGTCATCGCCCTTGCCATCGGATTCGGATTAAGCTGGGTGGCGTCTGATGTGGTGGGCATCCACATTGCGGATTATTTGGATACGGCCCTCTTCCTGTCCATCACGTCATTCAGTTTCTTCCTCATGATTTCAGCGGTCCTTTCCATCTTGGGAGCGAAGGGATTGCCGATTTTCGCCTTGATGCTCTTCTTCGGGGTACCGCTTCTTAGCCTGGCTCCCGAGATGCTGCCCACGTTCTATCGGGAATGGGTATACCCGTGGCTGCCGATGCGATTCATGGTGGATGGATTAAGGGAGATGTTCTTCTTCGACAAAGGGTTAGCGTGGAGTGCCCCACTGGAAACACTCGTTTGGATCGGTACGGGAGGCTTGGTCGTCCTCTTCCTGTCTGCATTCAAACCTGGTAGTGGAAAGCAGGAGAAGCCGGTTGGTGTGAATTCTGCTCAGCATTAA
- a CDS encoding SDR family oxidoreductase, translating into MSELDKQTFLSNGVTPQTQSKQPGVEKEMDPTPIYELESHVGSGKLKGKVALITGGDSGIGKAVAIGYAKEGADIAISYLDEHEDAEQTKKRIEEEGVKCTLHPGDIVDEDFCFSVVEDVIKEHGKLNILVNNAARQEVKNSVTEISAEQLKHTFDVNFFSMVYFTKAAIPHLSAGDSLIYTASINPYTGNKALIDYTSTKGAIVAFARSVAQELAEKAIRVNGVAPGPIWTPLIPATMTTELQESFGVSTPLGRPGQPADLVEPYILLASEGSAYMTGQFIHVNGGGYMSS; encoded by the coding sequence ATGAGCGAACTGGACAAACAAACCTTTTTATCAAACGGAGTCACTCCCCAAACACAATCCAAACAGCCTGGAGTCGAAAAAGAGATGGATCCGACACCGATCTATGAACTGGAAAGCCATGTGGGCTCAGGAAAGCTGAAAGGCAAGGTTGCCCTCATCACAGGGGGAGACAGCGGGATCGGGAAAGCCGTGGCGATCGGCTATGCAAAAGAAGGCGCGGATATTGCCATTTCATACTTAGATGAACATGAGGATGCCGAACAGACGAAGAAACGCATCGAGGAAGAAGGCGTCAAATGCACCCTTCACCCTGGGGATATAGTGGATGAAGATTTCTGCTTCAGTGTTGTTGAAGACGTCATCAAAGAGCACGGGAAATTAAATATCCTCGTCAACAACGCAGCACGTCAGGAAGTGAAAAACAGCGTCACGGAAATCAGCGCAGAGCAGTTGAAGCATACATTTGACGTGAACTTCTTCTCCATGGTGTACTTCACGAAAGCAGCCATCCCTCATCTGTCTGCCGGTGACAGCCTGATCTACACCGCTTCCATCAATCCATATACAGGAAACAAAGCACTGATCGATTACACTTCTACAAAAGGCGCGATCGTGGCATTCGCCCGTTCCGTTGCACAGGAACTCGCCGAAAAAGCCATCCGTGTAAACGGAGTAGCACCAGGTCCGATCTGGACGCCGCTTATCCCAGCAACCATGACAACCGAACTACAGGAATCCTTCGGTGTATCCACTCCACTGGGCCGTCCGGGACAGCCCGCAGACCTTGTAGAGCCATACATCCTGCTCGCTTCAGAAGGATCCGCCTATATGACCGGCCAGTTCATCCACGTGAACGGCGGAGGGTACATGTCCTCGTAA
- a CDS encoding undecaprenyl-diphosphatase — protein sequence MNYSLFKSINQHAGHHPFWDGFMAGVTNNALFIFAIVLVLMWLFGKNDMKRTVLYAGITGIVALILNSVIAHIYFEPRPFVSHEVNLLVPHDADASFPSDHTTGAVALAFAVLYVHRKLGSVMLAFALLTGFSRIYVGNHYPFDVAGSIVVAGIVSLVVYKLYPILDPLINGIIRIYNRIPFVPKSKEAERSIDFK from the coding sequence TTGAATTACTCACTATTTAAATCCATCAATCAACATGCCGGGCATCATCCGTTTTGGGATGGTTTCATGGCAGGGGTGACGAACAACGCCCTGTTCATTTTTGCCATTGTCCTTGTACTGATGTGGCTCTTCGGAAAAAACGATATGAAGCGTACGGTCCTCTATGCAGGGATCACGGGCATTGTCGCCTTGATTCTTAATAGCGTCATTGCCCATATATATTTCGAACCAAGGCCGTTTGTCTCGCACGAAGTGAATCTGCTCGTTCCTCATGATGCAGATGCATCATTCCCGAGTGACCACACGACAGGTGCCGTTGCCCTTGCCTTCGCCGTGCTTTACGTGCACCGCAAGCTCGGTTCCGTAATGCTCGCATTCGCCCTATTGACCGGATTCTCCCGCATTTATGTCGGGAATCATTATCCATTTGATGTGGCAGGAAGCATTGTTGTCGCAGGAATCGTCAGCCTGGTCGTCTACAAGCTGTATCCGATCCTCGACCCACTCATCAATGGGATCATCCGGATCTATAACCGCATTCCGTTTGTTCCTAAATCAAAGGAAGCGGAGCGCAGCATCGACTTCAAATAA
- a CDS encoding TetR/AcrR family transcriptional regulator gives MKTDRRQIRTKQLIRDALLDLIPQKGLTKITVKDLTERADINRGTFYLHYKDVADLTDQLKEDIFADIPLLTSKIDPTDIKVAAKNNEPYEPIQKLLEYLLSHSDFLRVMLLPQGDPQLTVQLKSSMKENMLKKFDQYLGPESPSPAVPADYFMAYITSANIGLLSHWMMSGNDLPVEDIALMMTKIMSQGPLEAMMGGGK, from the coding sequence ATGAAAACCGACCGCCGACAAATCCGCACCAAACAACTTATCCGGGATGCCCTTCTCGACCTCATCCCCCAAAAAGGCCTGACCAAGATTACGGTCAAAGACCTCACAGAACGGGCGGACATCAATCGTGGAACGTTTTACCTTCACTATAAAGACGTGGCGGATCTCACCGATCAGCTGAAAGAAGACATTTTTGCTGATATCCCCCTTCTCACGTCGAAAATCGACCCCACCGATATAAAAGTCGCAGCCAAAAACAATGAACCCTACGAGCCAATCCAGAAACTGCTGGAGTACCTCCTCTCTCACAGTGACTTCCTTCGGGTCATGCTGTTACCTCAAGGTGATCCCCAACTCACGGTACAGCTGAAATCCTCCATGAAAGAAAATATGCTCAAAAAGTTTGATCAATACCTCGGACCCGAATCCCCCTCCCCTGCCGTTCCTGCCGATTACTTCATGGCATACATCACCTCAGCCAACATCGGTCTCCTGTCGCACTGGATGATGAGCGGAAATGATCTGCCCGTTGAAGACATCGCCCTGATGATGACGAAGATCATGAGTCAGGGTCCGTTGGAAGCAATGATGGGTGGAGGGAAATGA
- a CDS encoding DedA family protein, protein MTMDTLLHYLDVYGYVIIFVFLFLGIVGIPAPEESLLFLIGVLVYQHSLALLPAVLSAFFGAFIGMLSAYVVGRYIGSPFIRKYGKYVGITEERWEKVQEKYMKNVRKTILLGYYMPGIRQISPYFAGINRIGFGSFFFLSLVGALIWTLPFILAGLFVGSKVDINPAYVPYLGLVLLAIFFLFVLINYVKKKKANRVNSPQE, encoded by the coding sequence ATGACGATGGATACGCTTTTGCACTATCTCGATGTGTACGGATATGTGATTATTTTTGTGTTCTTATTTTTGGGGATTGTCGGCATTCCTGCACCGGAGGAGTCCCTTCTGTTTTTGATCGGGGTACTGGTCTATCAGCACAGCCTGGCGTTGCTTCCAGCTGTTTTATCGGCCTTCTTCGGTGCCTTCATCGGGATGCTCTCTGCCTATGTGGTGGGAAGATACATCGGAAGCCCGTTCATTCGGAAGTACGGTAAGTATGTAGGCATCACCGAGGAACGGTGGGAGAAGGTACAGGAGAAGTACATGAAGAATGTGCGGAAGACGATCCTCCTCGGCTATTACATGCCGGGCATCCGGCAGATCAGCCCGTATTTCGCCGGGATCAACCGCATCGGGTTCGGAAGCTTCTTCTTCTTGTCCCTGGTAGGGGCGTTGATCTGGACGCTCCCGTTCATCCTCGCCGGTCTTTTTGTCGGCAGCAAGGTGGATATCAATCCTGCGTATGTTCCGTACCTCGGCCTTGTGTTACTGGCTATTTTCTTCCTGTTCGTCCTGATCAATTATGTGAAAAAGAAAAAAGCGAATCGAGTGAACAGCCCTCAGGAATGA
- a CDS encoding LysR family transcriptional regulator — protein sequence MDINQIEAFVHVVRLGSYSKAARHLNLSQPTISIRVQGIEKVIGGSLFQRAGKGVELTDIGKGFLPYALQMIDVLSRGIDRVKSIQEGKVGHVTIGTLPTFTSGAFSSIISQLHRSSTDIQVEIHTGHNEQLFEMLFDGFIKIGLITFPYFNTEIKHHAVLKEPLILVAHRDHPIAVTHDRTVSELVKECSPYIIVDWSEGSKHWQKSMITPGLNHLELPPSTALDFVLTNNGITLVTESMVQDLLDNNTLVKLNPIDFPQMYRQIALVSLDSEELLPPAVRTFIEFFRLRSDV from the coding sequence GTGGATATCAATCAAATAGAGGCATTTGTTCATGTTGTAAGGCTCGGAAGTTATAGTAAGGCGGCCAGGCATCTCAACCTATCCCAACCTACGATCAGTATAAGAGTACAAGGAATTGAAAAAGTAATAGGGGGCAGTCTCTTTCAGCGGGCAGGCAAAGGGGTGGAACTTACTGACATCGGGAAAGGCTTCCTTCCATATGCCTTGCAGATGATTGACGTTCTCTCCCGAGGGATAGACAGAGTCAAATCAATTCAAGAAGGTAAAGTTGGACATGTGACGATAGGTACATTACCTACCTTCACTTCAGGCGCTTTTAGTTCAATCATTTCACAATTACATCGGAGTTCTACCGATATTCAAGTAGAAATCCACACAGGACATAACGAGCAACTTTTTGAAATGCTTTTTGATGGATTCATTAAGATTGGTTTGATCACATTTCCATACTTTAATACGGAGATAAAGCATCATGCCGTACTGAAGGAACCACTCATTCTGGTAGCTCATCGTGATCACCCCATCGCTGTTACTCATGATCGTACTGTGTCTGAATTAGTAAAGGAATGCTCCCCTTATATCATTGTCGACTGGAGCGAGGGAAGTAAACATTGGCAAAAATCGATGATTACACCCGGACTTAATCACCTTGAACTTCCACCCAGCACGGCACTTGATTTTGTATTAACCAACAATGGGATCACATTGGTTACAGAATCAATGGTTCAAGATTTATTAGATAATAATACACTAGTAAAACTTAACCCTATTGATTTCCCGCAGATGTATCGTCAGATAGCCCTGGTGAGTTTGGATAGTGAAGAATTGTTGCCTCCTGCTGTGAGGACTTTTATTGAGTTTTTTAGATTACGGTCGGATGTTTAA
- a CDS encoding AGE family epimerase/isomerase, with the protein MKNSTSSSSTDFLHQEELKKHVFKTLDFYYPACIDHEQGGYINGFLDDGTINDTTTKHLVATSRYIYNFSIGAILGGGDHYLEAARHGIRFLNEHHLDHRHNGYYFEMNGTEVENPAKMAYGHAFVLLASSIAYKAGIEEANEVMENVYDVLETRFLDEAHGLYRDEWNADWTSLSPYRGQNPNMHLCEAMLSSYEATGNEMYLGRAYNLAKKVTIDLADRSGGLVWENYTPEWEPDYTFNKGDTKDEFRPYGFIPGHQFEWAKLLMWLDRHRSEPWMLEKAEDLYERAWELAWDKDCGGLFFAVSPELDVIDHDKNYWVMSEAIAASALLAAKTENHAYWEKYQQLFSYSADNLMDHEHGGWYKLLDRENEKYSQEKSSPPKTDYHPVAACYQAILALDDHSS; encoded by the coding sequence ATGAAGAATAGCACATCCAGTTCATCCACCGATTTTCTACATCAAGAAGAGCTGAAGAAGCATGTATTCAAGACGCTTGATTTCTATTATCCTGCCTGCATTGATCACGAACAAGGCGGCTATATCAATGGCTTTCTCGATGACGGCACCATTAACGACACCACCACCAAACACCTCGTTGCCACCAGCCGGTATATCTATAATTTCAGCATCGGTGCCATTCTTGGAGGAGGTGACCACTATCTTGAAGCAGCTCGTCACGGAATCCGATTCTTGAATGAGCATCACCTGGATCATCGGCACAACGGCTATTACTTTGAAATGAACGGCACCGAGGTCGAGAACCCTGCCAAGATGGCCTATGGTCATGCCTTCGTACTGCTCGCATCATCCATCGCCTACAAAGCCGGTATCGAAGAAGCAAATGAAGTGATGGAAAATGTGTATGATGTGCTCGAAACCCGTTTCTTGGATGAGGCTCACGGATTGTATCGGGATGAGTGGAATGCAGATTGGACAAGTCTCTCCCCCTACAGAGGGCAAAACCCCAACATGCATCTGTGCGAAGCGATGCTATCATCATACGAGGCAACAGGAAATGAGATGTATCTAGGAAGAGCGTATAATCTCGCGAAAAAGGTGACCATCGATCTGGCCGACCGCTCAGGCGGACTTGTGTGGGAAAACTACACTCCGGAGTGGGAGCCCGATTACACATTCAATAAAGGCGATACCAAAGATGAATTCCGCCCGTACGGCTTCATCCCCGGCCATCAATTCGAGTGGGCCAAGCTCCTCATGTGGCTCGATCGTCACCGCTCTGAACCTTGGATGCTTGAAAAGGCCGAAGATCTCTACGAAAGAGCATGGGAGCTTGCATGGGACAAAGACTGCGGCGGTCTCTTCTTTGCCGTTTCACCTGAGCTTGACGTAATCGACCACGACAAAAACTACTGGGTGATGTCAGAAGCCATTGCCGCCTCAGCCCTGCTTGCTGCCAAAACGGAAAATCATGCTTACTGGGAGAAGTATCAACAGCTATTCTCGTATTCTGCTGACAATCTCATGGATCATGAGCACGGCGGCTGGTATAAGCTCCTTGACCGTGAGAATGAGAAATACAGCCAAGAGAAGAGTTCCCCTCCCAAGACGGATTATCATCCCGTGGCGGCTTGTTATCAGGCGATCCTTGCCTTGGATGACCATTCAAGTTAA